One genomic region from Stackebrandtia nassauensis DSM 44728 encodes:
- a CDS encoding fasciclin domain-containing protein, whose translation MTATGNGSPWPTKKGIEVKSSLSTRIAALAAVAGLAFTLTACSGDSGADDKKANDDQSQAKDSDSESDTGQAFGPACADIPKDGDGSFDGMAKDPVATAASNNPALSTLVEAVTAADLADTLNSSENITVFAPANSAFEKVPEKDLAALLKDKEKLTEVLTYHVVGETVSPDKLGTAGPFESLQGADIEAAGSGEDYTVNGDAKVVCGNVETANATVYIIDTVLMPPADDK comes from the coding sequence ATGACCGCCACGGGGAACGGTTCCCCTTGGCCCACAAAGAAAGGCATAGAAGTGAAATCCTCACTGTCAACCCGAATCGCGGCGCTTGCCGCCGTCGCCGGACTCGCGTTCACGCTGACCGCCTGCTCCGGGGACTCCGGCGCCGACGACAAGAAGGCGAACGACGACCAGTCGCAGGCCAAGGACTCCGATTCCGAATCCGACACCGGCCAGGCATTCGGTCCCGCCTGCGCCGACATTCCCAAGGACGGCGACGGCAGCTTCGACGGCATGGCCAAGGACCCGGTCGCCACGGCGGCCAGCAACAACCCGGCGCTGTCGACGCTCGTCGAGGCCGTCACCGCCGCCGACCTGGCCGACACCCTGAACTCCTCGGAGAACATCACGGTGTTCGCGCCCGCCAACTCCGCCTTCGAGAAGGTGCCCGAAAAGGACCTCGCGGCGTTGTTGAAGGACAAGGAGAAACTGACCGAGGTCCTCACGTACCACGTCGTGGGTGAGACCGTCTCGCCCGACAAACTGGGCACCGCTGGCCCGTTCGAGAGCCTGCAGGGAGCCGACATCGAGGCCGCCGGGTCCGGAGAGGACTACACCGTCAACGGTGACGCCAAAGTGGTCTGCGGCAACGTCGAGACCGCCAACGCCACCGTGTACATCATCGACACCGTGCTGATGCCGCCTGCCGACGACAAGTGA
- a CDS encoding protein-tyrosine phosphatase family protein — MSTSWDTAAKGVLRLPSGRLIRGRGLRYPLPTGPEPDFGLYLLGKPPPRPQWKHRWLRWPDFRLPGDRAEAAEAFAEVLERTGTERVEVACGGGKGRTGTALACVAILDGVPPAEAVAYVRQHYAKGAVETPWQRRYVRRFAGA; from the coding sequence GTGAGCACCAGCTGGGACACCGCCGCGAAAGGCGTGTTGCGACTACCGTCCGGACGACTGATCCGGGGCCGGGGCCTGCGATATCCGCTGCCGACCGGCCCCGAACCCGACTTCGGGCTGTACCTGCTCGGCAAGCCGCCGCCGCGGCCACAGTGGAAACACCGCTGGCTGCGCTGGCCCGACTTCCGGCTGCCCGGCGACCGGGCCGAGGCGGCCGAGGCCTTCGCCGAAGTCCTGGAGCGCACCGGAACCGAGCGCGTCGAAGTCGCCTGCGGCGGCGGCAAGGGCCGCACCGGCACGGCACTGGCCTGCGTCGCGATCCTCGACGGGGTGCCGCCCGCCGAAGCGGTCGCCTACGTGCGTCAGCACTACGCGAAGGGCGCGGTGGAGACCCCGTGGCAGCGCCGCTACGTCCGCCGGTTCGCGGGGGCTTAG
- the sigK gene encoding ECF RNA polymerase sigma factor SigK, protein MSYGTGGASHRQEQPRSPFAPVPDNPISDEALLQRAALGDEDAFTVLYDRLSPRVYGLCLRVLRDPAQAEEVAQDVLVELWRTAARFDPSQGSALTWVATLTHRRAVDRVRSTQASRDREHRSAVSNVEPEYDQVAEAVAQRLDMRQLRRCLKTLTELQHQAVTMAYYGGHSYRQVANLLGAAVPTVKSRIRDGLIRLRDCLEVSR, encoded by the coding sequence ATGTCCTACGGCACCGGCGGTGCCTCACACCGCCAGGAACAGCCGCGATCACCGTTCGCGCCCGTCCCCGACAACCCGATCTCGGACGAGGCGCTGCTGCAACGGGCCGCGCTCGGCGACGAGGACGCCTTCACCGTGCTGTACGACCGGCTCTCGCCCCGGGTCTACGGGCTGTGCCTTCGGGTGCTGCGGGACCCGGCGCAGGCCGAGGAGGTGGCCCAGGACGTCCTGGTCGAGTTGTGGCGCACCGCGGCCCGCTTCGACCCGTCGCAGGGTTCCGCCCTGACCTGGGTGGCCACGCTGACCCACCGACGGGCCGTGGACCGGGTCCGGTCCACACAGGCGTCCCGGGACCGGGAACACCGCAGCGCGGTGTCCAATGTCGAACCCGAATACGACCAGGTCGCCGAGGCGGTGGCGCAGCGGCTCGACATGCGGCAGTTGCGCCGCTGCCTGAAGACCCTCACCGAACTGCAACATCAGGCGGTGACCATGGCCTACTACGGCGGCCACAGTTACCGGCAGGTCGCCAACCTGCTGGGCGCCGCGGTCCCGACGGTGAAGTCCCGAATCCGCGACGGCCTCATCCGGCTGCGCGACTGCCTGGAGGTGTCCCGATGA
- a CDS encoding glycoside hydrolase family 13 protein, which produces MSQWWRDAVIYQVYPRSFADSNGDGMGDMPGIREKLPYLAKLGVDAVWLSPFYTSPMHDGGYDVADFRDVDPMFGGLADFDRMVTEAHRLGLRVIVDIVPNHCSTEHEWFKAALAAGPGSPERERFHFRDSPDGPPNNWPSIFGGPAWTQVPDGQWYLHLFDSSQPDFNWDNPEIHAEFLDVLKFWLDRGVDGFRIDVAHGMVKEPGLPDLPEDKATELLGGSRTPYLDVDGVHEIYRAWRQVLNSYEGDRMAVAEAWVETPERRARYVRGDELHQAFNFDLLKSDFSATEYRKVIDAEMSMANSVGAVPTWVLSNHDRYRHVTRFGDGPLGLARARAATLTMLALPGSSYLYQGEELGLPEVLDLPEDVLQDPVWERSGHTDRGRDGCRVPLPWKRSGPSFGFGPGDSWLPQPGDWGSLSAEAQDGTEGSTLEFYREALRLRREHRPQALIWSEGANGDVLAFSNGALRCVTNFGDSPIRLDGEVLLSSSPLVDGQLPGNAAAWIR; this is translated from the coding sequence ATGAGCCAATGGTGGCGAGACGCCGTCATCTACCAGGTGTACCCGCGCAGCTTCGCCGACTCCAACGGCGACGGTATGGGCGACATGCCGGGCATCCGCGAGAAACTCCCCTATCTGGCGAAGCTGGGGGTGGACGCGGTGTGGCTGTCGCCGTTCTACACCTCACCGATGCACGACGGCGGTTACGACGTCGCCGACTTCCGCGACGTGGACCCGATGTTCGGCGGCCTCGCCGATTTCGATCGGATGGTCACCGAGGCGCATCGCCTGGGCCTGCGGGTCATCGTCGACATCGTCCCCAACCACTGCTCCACCGAACACGAGTGGTTCAAGGCCGCGCTGGCGGCGGGCCCGGGTTCGCCGGAGCGGGAACGGTTCCACTTCCGCGACTCGCCCGACGGGCCGCCCAACAACTGGCCGTCGATCTTCGGCGGTCCGGCGTGGACCCAGGTTCCCGACGGCCAGTGGTACCTGCACCTGTTCGACTCCAGCCAGCCCGACTTCAACTGGGACAACCCGGAGATCCACGCCGAGTTCCTCGACGTGCTGAAGTTCTGGCTGGACCGGGGCGTGGACGGGTTCCGCATCGACGTCGCGCACGGCATGGTCAAGGAACCGGGACTGCCGGACCTGCCGGAGGACAAGGCCACCGAACTGCTGGGCGGCAGCCGAACCCCGTACCTGGACGTCGACGGGGTGCACGAGATCTACCGCGCCTGGCGGCAGGTCCTCAACTCCTATGAGGGTGACCGGATGGCCGTCGCCGAGGCGTGGGTGGAGACCCCGGAGCGCCGGGCCCGCTACGTGCGCGGCGACGAGCTGCACCAGGCGTTCAACTTCGACCTGCTGAAATCCGACTTCTCCGCGACCGAGTACCGCAAGGTCATCGACGCCGAGATGTCGATGGCCAACAGCGTGGGCGCCGTGCCCACCTGGGTGCTGTCCAATCACGACCGCTACCGGCACGTGACCCGGTTCGGCGACGGCCCGCTGGGGCTGGCCCGGGCCCGGGCCGCGACGCTCACCATGCTGGCGCTGCCCGGTTCGTCCTACCTGTACCAGGGCGAGGAACTCGGCCTCCCCGAGGTGCTCGACCTGCCCGAGGACGTGCTCCAGGACCCGGTCTGGGAACGTAGCGGCCACACCGACCGGGGCCGCGACGGCTGCCGGGTTCCGTTGCCGTGGAAGCGAAGCGGCCCGTCCTTCGGCTTCGGTCCCGGCGACAGCTGGCTGCCGCAGCCTGGCGACTGGGGCAGCCTGTCGGCCGAGGCCCAGGACGGCACCGAGGGCTCCACACTGGAGTTCTACCGCGAGGCGCTGCGACTGCGTCGCGAACACCGGCCGCAGGCGTTGATCTGGAGCGAGGGTGCCAACGGTGACGTACTGGCGTTCTCCAACGGCGCGCTGCGCTGCGTCACCAACTTCGGCGACAGCCCGATCCGGCTCGACGGCGAGGTGCTGCTGAGCAGTTCCCCCCTCGTGGACGGACAGCTGCCGGGCAACGCCGCCGCCTGGATCCGCTAG
- a CDS encoding hemolysin family protein — MSGYTSQLLLVLVLIVLNAVFAGSEMALVSLRDSQIQRLERTSRGGRVLAKLARDPNRFLSTIQIGITLAGFLASAAAAVTLAKPLVEPLGFLGNAAPTVAIVVVTLVLTYFTLVLGELAPKRIAMRRAESWALLVARPLDIVAVLARPAVWLLGVSTDAVVRLFGVDPREQSEDVSPEEIRDLVATQRGFTRQQREIISGAFEITERLVREIIVPRRDVTTLAADTATDAGLRALVESGHSRAPVVGPGGLDDVTGIVHMRDLVDASGTVAEHCRDFMTLPESLRVSDALRHLRNAHQAFAVVVDEYGSVDGIITMEDLVEEIVGELYDETDRDVLDITREADGAMLLPGSFPLHDLPDLDIYIERPDDGDYTTIAGLLLAHLGRIPTEPGDIVDIDSHTAEITAIEQRAITQVRLRLKPEAADRDRDN, encoded by the coding sequence GTGAGCGGCTATACCAGCCAGCTTCTGCTGGTGCTGGTTCTGATCGTATTGAACGCGGTTTTCGCCGGATCCGAGATGGCGCTGGTGAGTTTGCGCGACTCCCAGATCCAGCGGCTGGAGCGGACCAGCCGGGGCGGACGGGTGCTGGCCAAGCTGGCGCGCGATCCCAACCGGTTCCTGTCCACCATCCAGATCGGCATCACGCTGGCGGGTTTCCTGGCCTCGGCCGCCGCCGCGGTGACGCTGGCCAAGCCGCTGGTCGAACCGCTGGGCTTTCTGGGCAACGCGGCGCCGACGGTGGCGATCGTCGTGGTCACGCTGGTGCTGACCTACTTCACACTGGTGCTGGGTGAACTGGCGCCCAAGCGGATCGCGATGCGGCGGGCCGAGTCGTGGGCGCTGCTGGTGGCCCGGCCGCTGGACATCGTGGCCGTGTTGGCGCGGCCCGCCGTGTGGCTGTTGGGGGTGTCGACCGACGCGGTGGTGCGGCTGTTCGGCGTCGACCCCCGGGAGCAGAGCGAGGACGTGTCGCCGGAGGAGATCCGCGACCTGGTCGCGACCCAGCGCGGCTTCACCCGGCAGCAGCGCGAGATCATCTCGGGCGCCTTCGAGATCACCGAGCGGCTGGTTCGCGAGATCATCGTGCCGCGCCGCGACGTCACCACGCTGGCCGCCGACACCGCCACCGACGCGGGCCTGCGGGCGCTGGTCGAGTCGGGACACTCGCGGGCGCCGGTGGTGGGGCCGGGCGGGCTCGACGACGTCACCGGGATCGTCCATATGCGAGATCTGGTCGACGCCTCGGGCACCGTCGCCGAGCACTGCCGCGACTTCATGACGCTGCCGGAGAGCCTGCGGGTGTCCGATGCCCTGCGGCACCTGCGAAACGCGCACCAGGCCTTCGCCGTCGTCGTGGACGAGTACGGGTCGGTCGACGGCATCATCACGATGGAGGACCTGGTCGAGGAGATCGTCGGCGAACTCTACGACGAGACCGACCGGGACGTCCTCGACATCACCCGCGAGGCCGACGGTGCGATGCTGCTGCCGGGATCGTTTCCGCTGCACGACCTTCCCGATCTCGACATCTACATCGAACGGCCCGACGACGGCGACTACACCACCATCGCCGGGCTGCTTTTGGCGCACCTGGGTCGCATCCCCACCGAACCCGGGGACATCGTGGACATCGACTCGCACACCGCCGAGATCACCGCCATCGAGCAGCGGGCCATCACGCAGGTGCGGCTGCGTCTCAAGCCGGAGGCCGCGGACAGGGACCGCGATAACTAG
- a CDS encoding LacI family DNA-binding transcriptional regulator gives MGYSLDMRARLSDIARHAGVSEATVSRVLNDRPGVGSATKQAVLTALDVLGYERPAALRQHSAGLIGLVVPELENPIFPLFAQVISTQLANNGYTPVLCTQSPGGVTEDEYVEMLRERRVAGIVFVSGLHADTTADVGRYQKLADGGLPLVFVNGYMDQLPSPCFSCDDGVAAKLGVEHLLSLGHRRIGLVSGPERFIPVQRKRAGYLAAIEGRAEPLVELTMFGVEGGAAAAARLLDSGATGILCGSDLMALGAIREARARGLSVPGDVSIVGYDDSPLIAHTDPPLTTLRQPVRPMALAAVRALLDEIAGHAAPSTEYLFRPELVVRASTGTAVTT, from the coding sequence ATCGGTTACAGTCTCGATATGCGCGCACGACTGTCCGATATCGCCCGGCACGCGGGGGTCAGCGAGGCCACCGTCTCCCGGGTGCTCAACGACCGTCCCGGGGTCGGCTCCGCCACCAAGCAGGCGGTACTGACCGCATTGGACGTTCTCGGGTATGAGCGCCCGGCCGCGCTGCGCCAGCACAGCGCCGGGCTGATCGGACTTGTCGTACCGGAACTGGAGAACCCGATCTTCCCGCTGTTCGCGCAGGTCATCAGCACCCAGCTGGCGAACAACGGCTACACCCCGGTCCTGTGCACCCAAAGCCCCGGCGGCGTCACCGAGGACGAGTACGTCGAGATGCTGCGCGAGCGCCGGGTGGCGGGCATCGTGTTCGTGTCGGGGCTGCACGCCGACACCACCGCCGACGTTGGCCGGTACCAGAAACTCGCCGACGGCGGGCTGCCGCTGGTCTTCGTCAACGGGTACATGGACCAGCTGCCGTCGCCGTGCTTCTCGTGCGACGACGGCGTCGCGGCCAAGCTGGGCGTCGAGCACCTGCTGTCGCTGGGACACCGCCGGATCGGGCTGGTCTCCGGACCCGAACGCTTCATCCCGGTGCAGCGCAAGCGGGCCGGGTACCTGGCGGCCATCGAGGGCCGGGCCGAACCGCTGGTGGAGCTGACCATGTTCGGCGTCGAGGGCGGGGCCGCCGCGGCCGCCCGGCTGCTGGACTCGGGCGCCACCGGGATCCTGTGCGGCTCGGATCTGATGGCGCTGGGCGCGATCCGCGAGGCCCGGGCCCGGGGACTGTCGGTTCCCGGGGACGTGTCGATCGTCGGCTACGACGACTCGCCGCTGATCGCGCACACCGACCCACCACTGACGACACTGCGGCAACCGGTGCGCCCCATGGCCTTGGCCGCGGTGCGCGCGCTGCTGGACGAGATCGCCGGACACGCCGCACCGTCCACAGAGTACCTTTTCCGCCCCGAACTGGTCGTGCGCGCCTCCACCGGCACGGCCGTCACCACATAG
- a CDS encoding anti-sigma factor, protein MTEQAHTLVGAYVLDAVDDTERERVERHLAECVECEREVRELRATTARLAETTATAPPLRLRGEVLSRIRRTRQDPPPERSPQSTLRPRRIPRWRSVAAAVAMTVVVAVVGVGVTVTIMRQQVDAERAQTEQVESVLTAPDAEVSTKESESGGRVTVVSSTSRNEAVVMVSGLRPIDDDHSYQVWLVNDAGQTSAGVMEAGRRSATMLVSGIAGTDLVGVTEEPAGGSPKPTLPLVADVPLT, encoded by the coding sequence ATGACCGAGCAGGCGCACACCCTCGTCGGGGCCTACGTCCTGGACGCCGTCGACGACACCGAACGCGAACGCGTCGAACGGCATCTGGCCGAGTGCGTGGAATGCGAACGCGAGGTGCGGGAACTGCGCGCCACCACCGCCCGGCTCGCCGAGACCACCGCGACCGCGCCGCCGCTGCGGCTGCGGGGCGAGGTGCTGTCCCGGATCCGGCGCACCCGGCAGGACCCACCACCCGAACGAAGTCCACAGTCGACACTGCGTCCCCGGCGGATCCCGCGCTGGCGTTCGGTCGCCGCGGCAGTGGCGATGACGGTCGTCGTCGCCGTCGTCGGTGTCGGCGTGACCGTCACGATCATGCGGCAACAGGTCGACGCCGAACGCGCCCAGACCGAACAGGTCGAGTCGGTGCTCACCGCCCCCGACGCCGAGGTGTCCACGAAGGAATCCGAGTCGGGTGGCCGGGTCACGGTCGTCAGCTCCACCTCCCGCAACGAGGCGGTGGTGATGGTGTCGGGCCTGCGACCCATCGACGACGACCACTCATACCAGGTGTGGCTGGTGAACGACGCCGGTCAGACCTCGGCAGGTGTCATGGAGGCGGGACGGCGCTCCGCCACCATGCTGGTCTCGGGAATCGCGGGAACCGACCTGGTCGGTGTGACCGAGGAACCCGCGGGCGGCTCTCCCAAGCCGACCCTTCCCCTGGTGGCGGACGTGCCGCTCACCTGA
- a CDS encoding FAD-dependent oxidoreductase, with the protein MSHNETATVCVVGGGPAGAMLSLLLARAGIKVTLLEKHEDFLRDFRGDTVHPSTLAVLDQLGLSERFHALPHRKISGIDLLKDGSRSEVANFGRLKVRHPYIAMIPQWDFLDFLTGEAARYPNFTLRMNTRFTDVLTAEGRVRGVTYRGPDGEGSIRAGLVVAADGRHSDAREALGLRARQRGVAIDVVLFRISRRDDDPDERITVRVGGGDILGLIDRGDYWQAFVEIPKGTGIRELRAAGIEAFREQVTRLAPFLADRVGEIASMDSLNFLDVQATRLPRWHVPGALVIGDAAHCMSPVGGVGINLAIQDAVATANLLTEPLLRAQRHGTAPPTRALAAVRRRRALPASVIQVLQDAAIRYDPATIADRGRTSRAGSSLAQRLLGRVIGMGLRPESVRNGRILAPS; encoded by the coding sequence ATGTCGCACAACGAAACCGCGACCGTGTGCGTCGTCGGAGGCGGACCAGCCGGGGCGATGCTGAGCCTGCTGCTGGCGCGCGCCGGGATCAAGGTCACCCTGCTGGAGAAGCACGAGGATTTCCTGCGGGACTTCCGCGGCGACACCGTCCACCCCTCCACCCTCGCCGTCCTGGACCAGCTGGGGCTGTCCGAGCGGTTCCACGCGCTGCCGCACCGCAAGATCTCCGGGATCGACCTGCTCAAGGACGGCAGCCGCAGCGAGGTCGCGAACTTCGGGCGGCTGAAGGTCCGCCACCCGTACATCGCGATGATTCCACAATGGGACTTCCTGGACTTCCTCACCGGCGAGGCCGCGCGGTATCCGAACTTCACGCTGCGCATGAACACCCGGTTCACGGATGTGCTGACCGCCGAGGGCCGGGTGCGGGGCGTGACCTACCGCGGCCCCGACGGCGAGGGCAGCATCCGGGCCGGGCTGGTGGTGGCCGCCGACGGCCGCCACTCCGACGCCCGCGAGGCGCTCGGCCTACGCGCCCGGCAGCGCGGAGTCGCCATCGACGTGGTGCTGTTCCGGATCTCCCGCCGCGACGACGATCCCGACGAACGCATCACCGTGCGGGTCGGCGGCGGCGACATCCTCGGGCTCATCGACCGGGGCGACTACTGGCAGGCGTTCGTCGAGATCCCCAAGGGAACCGGGATCCGCGAACTGCGCGCGGCCGGGATCGAGGCGTTCCGCGAGCAGGTGACCCGGCTGGCGCCGTTCCTGGCCGACCGGGTCGGCGAGATCGCGTCCATGGACTCGCTGAACTTCCTCGACGTGCAGGCCACCCGGCTGCCGCGCTGGCACGTCCCCGGCGCCCTGGTCATCGGCGACGCGGCCCACTGCATGTCCCCTGTGGGTGGTGTCGGCATCAACCTCGCGATACAGGACGCCGTCGCGACCGCCAACCTGCTCACCGAACCGCTGCTGCGGGCCCAGCGGCACGGCACCGCGCCACCCACCCGGGCGCTGGCGGCGGTACGGCGGCGCCGGGCGTTGCCCGCTTCGGTGATCCAGGTACTCCAGGACGCGGCCATCCGCTACGACCCGGCGACCATCGCCGACCGGGGCCGCACCTCGCGCGCCGGATCCAGCCTGGCGCAACGGTTGCTAGGCCGCGTCATCGGCATGGGGCTGCGACCCGAATCCGTCCGCAATGGACGCATTCTGGCGCCGTCCTAG
- a CDS encoding cryptochrome/photolyase family protein: MDLTGPHSFGPGEVHKPGTASIGPAAVVFHHGVGETMRTIVVLFTRDLRIRDNPALALASRHADTVVPLYVADDSPPLPPNQRRFLVESLTDLRESLRRLGGDLLVRRGDPVEQTLKLCRLLATDGIGMAEDYGPAARRLRQRLAEAAEAERVGLRLFPGVTIVEPGAVRPTTGADHYKVFTPYLRSWSATPWRPEHEAPQAIRLPADVTGDDPASVIGPVEGGSSDVVDGGETAGLRRWDSWIDREPDYPAIHDDLAADDTTRLSGYLRFGCVSPLVVAADPRTPEALVRQLCWRDFYHQVLHGFPRLATDNYRPGARDAWVDDEPALRAWQDGETGVPLVDAGMRQLRTQGWMHNRARMVAASYLTKDLGIDWRHGAAWFDRWLVDADVANNYGNWQWTAGTGNDSRPYRRFNPARQAQRYDPRHEYRDRWLRN; encoded by the coding sequence GTGGACCTCACCGGACCCCACAGCTTCGGGCCCGGTGAGGTCCACAAACCCGGGACCGCGTCGATCGGCCCGGCCGCGGTCGTGTTCCATCATGGCGTGGGGGAGACGATGCGAACGATCGTGGTGCTGTTCACCCGGGACCTGCGGATACGGGACAACCCGGCGTTGGCGCTGGCCTCCCGCCACGCCGACACGGTGGTGCCGTTGTACGTCGCGGACGATTCACCGCCGCTGCCACCGAACCAGCGGCGGTTCCTGGTCGAGTCCCTCACCGATCTGCGGGAGTCGTTGCGGCGGTTGGGCGGTGACCTGCTGGTCCGGCGCGGCGACCCGGTGGAGCAGACGCTGAAGCTGTGCCGACTCCTCGCGACGGACGGCATCGGCATGGCCGAGGACTACGGCCCCGCCGCACGGCGGCTGCGGCAGCGGCTGGCCGAGGCCGCTGAGGCCGAACGCGTCGGACTGCGGCTCTTCCCCGGTGTCACCATTGTGGAACCGGGTGCGGTACGGCCGACCACCGGCGCCGACCACTACAAGGTGTTCACCCCGTACCTGCGCTCCTGGAGCGCGACACCCTGGCGACCCGAACACGAAGCGCCCCAGGCGATCCGACTACCTGCCGACGTCACCGGCGACGACCCCGCCTCGGTGATCGGCCCGGTCGAGGGCGGCTCGTCCGACGTCGTCGACGGCGGCGAGACGGCGGGGCTGCGCCGCTGGGATTCCTGGATCGACCGCGAGCCGGACTACCCGGCGATCCACGACGACCTGGCCGCCGACGACACCACCCGGCTGAGCGGGTACCTGCGGTTCGGTTGCGTGTCACCACTTGTCGTCGCCGCCGACCCCCGCACCCCCGAGGCACTGGTCCGGCAGCTGTGCTGGCGGGACTTCTACCACCAGGTGCTGCACGGTTTCCCGCGACTGGCCACCGACAACTACCGGCCCGGCGCCCGCGACGCCTGGGTGGACGACGAACCGGCGCTGCGGGCCTGGCAGGACGGCGAGACCGGCGTCCCGCTCGTCGACGCCGGAATGCGGCAGCTGCGGACCCAGGGCTGGATGCACAACCGGGCCCGGATGGTCGCCGCGTCCTATCTGACCAAGGATCTCGGCATCGACTGGCGGCACGGCGCGGCCTGGTTCGACCGCTGGCTCGTCGACGCCGACGTGGCCAACAACTACGGCAACTGGCAGTGGACGGCGGGCACCGGCAACGACTCCCGGCCGTACCGCAGGTTCAACCCCGCACGGCAGGCGCAGCGCTACGACCCGCGGCACGAATACCGGGATCGCTGGCTGCGCAACTGA
- a CDS encoding DinB family protein — MSDNDEQIPTEPPLAGEETAALIGSLERQRRLFAWKCGDLDAEGLRLRIGASSITLGGLLKHLALVEDDHFARLWQGRETGPPPPWDTVDWDAEPDWDWKSAVDDTPEQLRAGWRAAVARSRERIADGVVTGDMGRLGRFTTDDGGAPNLRRILIDMIEEYSRHNGHADLIREAVDGRVGEDPPRDFVM, encoded by the coding sequence ATGAGCGACAACGACGAACAGATCCCGACCGAACCCCCGCTGGCGGGGGAGGAGACCGCGGCGCTGATCGGCTCCCTGGAGCGGCAGCGGCGGTTGTTCGCCTGGAAGTGCGGCGACCTGGACGCCGAGGGCCTGCGGCTTCGGATCGGCGCGTCCAGCATCACGCTGGGCGGGCTGCTCAAGCACCTGGCCCTCGTCGAGGACGACCACTTCGCCCGGTTGTGGCAGGGCCGCGAGACCGGGCCGCCACCGCCGTGGGACACCGTGGACTGGGACGCCGAACCGGACTGGGACTGGAAGTCGGCCGTCGACGACACCCCGGAGCAGTTGCGGGCCGGGTGGCGGGCGGCCGTGGCCCGGTCCCGGGAGCGGATCGCCGACGGGGTGGTCACCGGGGACATGGGGCGGCTCGGCCGGTTCACCACCGACGACGGCGGCGCGCCGAACCTGCGCCGCATCCTGATCGACATGATCGAGGAGTACTCCCGTCACAATGGACACGCCGATCTGATCCGGGAGGCCGTCGACGGCCGGGTCGGCGAGGACCCGCCGCGCGACTTTGTGATGTGA
- a CDS encoding peptidoglycan-binding protein, whose protein sequence is MNESTGMRAKRSRRWVLGTGVAAAIAVPTVWVANSALAEDTRLASVDMELVLVAAQVDPRKSGTGTTPGAKDHVQRVEQALQAKGLLKAAQVDGHYGTSTVSAYSAWQKKLGYTGLDANGMPGKTSMTKLGEGRFTVSRAVSVGSNSDSYGGKRVNSRTKSMLAAADSKLSWSIKLTQGSYTSANPGSAGTHDGGGVVDISVSGLSSTQRWQMVKALRTVGFAAWLRTPDQGFAYHIHAVAVADPDLASAAQPQVHDYYYGKNGLASHGADNTPSSYRVGFTWWEKYKRG, encoded by the coding sequence ATGAACGAATCAACCGGCATGCGCGCCAAACGATCCCGGCGCTGGGTGCTCGGCACCGGTGTCGCCGCCGCGATCGCCGTCCCCACGGTGTGGGTCGCCAACAGCGCCCTCGCCGAGGACACCCGACTGGCGTCCGTCGACATGGAACTGGTGCTGGTCGCCGCCCAGGTCGACCCGCGCAAATCCGGCACCGGCACGACTCCCGGCGCCAAGGACCACGTGCAGCGGGTCGAGCAGGCGCTGCAGGCCAAGGGACTGCTCAAGGCCGCGCAGGTCGACGGCCACTACGGCACCTCCACCGTGTCGGCCTACTCCGCCTGGCAGAAGAAACTGGGCTACACCGGCCTGGACGCCAACGGCATGCCCGGCAAGACCTCGATGACCAAACTCGGCGAGGGACGGTTCACCGTCTCGCGCGCGGTCAGCGTCGGCAGCAACAGCGACTCCTACGGCGGCAAGCGCGTCAACTCCCGGACGAAGTCCATGCTCGCCGCCGCCGACAGCAAACTGTCGTGGAGCATCAAGCTCACCCAGGGCTCCTACACCTCCGCCAACCCCGGCTCGGCCGGAACCCACGACGGTGGCGGTGTCGTCGACATCAGCGTCAGCGGCCTGTCGTCCACCCAGCGGTGGCAGATGGTGAAGGCCCTGCGGACGGTCGGATTCGCGGCCTGGCTGCGCACCCCCGACCAGGGCTTCGCGTACCACATCCACGCCGTGGCGGTGGCCGACCCGGACCTGGCCAGCGCCGCGCAACCGCAGGTGCACGACTACTACTACGGCAAGAACGGCCTCGCCTCCCACGGGGCCGACAACACGCCGTCCAGCTACCGGGTGGGCTTCACCTGGTGGGAGAAGTACAAGCGCGGTTAA